One segment of Nomascus leucogenys isolate Asia chromosome 20, Asia_NLE_v1, whole genome shotgun sequence DNA contains the following:
- the SNX8 gene encoding sorting nexin-8, which translates to MTGRAMDPLPAVAVGAAAEAEADEEADPPAADLPTPQAIEPQAIVQQAPAPSRMQMPQGNPLLLSHTLQELLARDTVQVELIPEKKGLFLKHVEYEVSSQRFKSSVYRRYNDFVVFQEMLLHKFPYRMVPALPPKRMLGADREFIEARRRALKRFVNLVARHPLFSEDVVLKLFLSFSGSDVQNKLKESAQCVGDEFMNCKLAARAKDFLPADIQAQFAISRELIRNIYNSFHKLRDRAERIASRAIDNAADLLIFGKELSAIGSDTTPLPSWAALNSSTWGSLKQALKGLSVEFALLADKAAQQGKQEENDVVEKLNLFLDLLQSYKDLCERHEKGVLHKHQRALHKYSLMKRQMMSAAVQNREPESVEQLESRIVEQENAIQTMELRNYFSLYCLHQETQLIHVYLPLTSHILRAFVNSQIQGHKEMSKVWNDLRPKLSCLFAGPHSTLTPPCSPPEDGLCPH; encoded by the exons ATCTGCCGACACCCCAGGCCATCGAGCCCCAAGCCATCGTGCAGCAGGCCCCAGCGCCTAGTCGAATGCAGATGCCGCAGGGGAACCCGCTGCTGCTGTCCCACACCCTGCAAGAGCTGCTGGCCAGGGACACCGTGCAGGTGGAGCTCATTCCGGAGAAGAAGGGCCTCTTCCTGAAGCACGTGGAGTATGAGGTTTCCAGCCAG CGCTTCAAGTCCTCGGTATACAGACGGTACAACGACTTCGTGGTCTTCCAGGAGATGCTCCTGCACAAGTTCCCCTACCGTATGGTGCCTGCCCTGCCACCCAAGAGAATGCTGGGAG CCGACAGGGAGTTCATTGAGGCCAGGCGGAGAGCCCTGAAGCGCTTCGTCAACCTGGTGGCGCGGCATCCCCTGTTCTCCGAGGATGTGGTCCTCAAGCTCTTCCTGTCCTTCAGCGGCTCG gATGTGCAGAACAAGTTAAAGGAGTCAGCACAGTGCGTTGGGGACGAATTCATGAACTGTAAGCTGGCTGCCAGGGCCAAG GACTTCCTCCCAGCTGACATCCAGGCTCAGTTTGCCATCAGCCGGGAGCTGATCCGGAACATCTACAACAGCTTTCACAAGCTTCGCGACAGGGCCGAGCGGATTGCGTCGCGGGCCATCGACAACGCGGCAGATCTTCTCATATTCGGGAAGGAGCTAAG TGCAATAGGGTCTGACACGACCCCACTGCCCTCCTGGGCCGCTCTGAACAGCAGCACGTGGGGGTCCCTGAAGCAGGCTCTGAAAGGCCTGTCTGTGGAATTCGCGCTGCTCGCCGACAAGGCCGCACAACAG GGTAAGCAGGAAGAGAACGACGTGGTGGAGAAGCTGAACCTCTTCTTGGATCTGCTGCAGTCTTATAAG GACCTGTGCGAGCGGCATGAGAAGGGCGTGCTGCACAAGCACCAGCGGGCCCTGCACAAGTACAGCCTGATGAAGAGGCAGATGATGAGTGCCGCCGTGCAGAACCGCGAACCGGAGTCTGTGGAGCAGCTGGAGTCCCGCATCGTGGAG CAGGAGAACGCGATTCAGACAATGGAGCTGCGGAACTACTTCTCCCTGTACTGCCTGCACCAGGAGACGCAGCTCATCCATGTCTACCTGCCCCTCACCTCCCACATCCTCCGCGCCTTCGTCAACTCTCAGATCCAAGGGCACAAGGAG ATGAGCAAGGTGTGGAACGACCTGAGGCCCAAGCTCAGCTGCCTCTTTGCGGGACCACACAGCACCCTGACCCCACCGTGTTCCCCGCCGGAGGACGGCCTGTGTCCTCACTAG